In one Thermaerobacter sp. PB12/4term genomic region, the following are encoded:
- the tnpB gene encoding IS607 family element RNA-guided endonuclease TnpB: MRVLQAYRFALGPTPRQERALASHVGARRFAFNWGLALVKERLDARARGEDVEVPWTLPALRREWNRQKHVVAPWWRENSKEAYSSGLDGLARALQNWSKSRKGERKGRRVGFPRFRKKGRGRESVRFTTGAIRVDDQSHVVLPRIGRVKTHEPTTALLRRIEAGTARILSATVAREGGRWFVSFTCEVERQPGRPRFPWRVVGVDAGVKYLAVLSTGEKWPNPRSLEKALRKIARSNRALARRQRGSRRWQEALCRLQRAYARAAHIRQDAIHKLTHDLATTYGVVVVENLHVAGMLKNRRLARVLADAALAEIRRQLRYKCPWHGAVLVEAPPFYPSSKRCSRCGPVKTSLPLSQRVFHCEECGLVLDRDENAARNLAALVAAVAGSGPET, from the coding sequence ATGCGTGTTTTGCAGGCGTACCGCTTCGCCCTCGGCCCCACACCCCGCCAGGAACGGGCGCTGGCCTCCCACGTGGGCGCCCGCCGCTTCGCCTTCAACTGGGGCCTGGCCCTGGTGAAGGAGCGCCTGGACGCCCGCGCCCGGGGCGAGGACGTGGAAGTACCATGGACCCTTCCCGCCCTGCGGCGGGAGTGGAACCGGCAAAAGCACGTCGTCGCCCCCTGGTGGCGGGAAAACTCGAAAGAGGCCTATTCCTCCGGCCTGGACGGGCTGGCCCGGGCCCTTCAGAACTGGTCAAAAAGCCGCAAGGGTGAACGCAAGGGACGCCGGGTGGGGTTCCCGCGCTTTCGGAAGAAGGGGCGGGGTCGTGAGTCCGTGCGGTTCACCACCGGCGCGATCCGGGTGGACGACCAAAGCCACGTCGTCCTGCCCCGGATCGGGCGGGTGAAGACCCACGAGCCGACCACGGCCCTGCTCCGGCGCATCGAAGCGGGAACGGCCCGCATCCTGTCGGCCACGGTCGCCCGGGAAGGGGGCCGGTGGTTCGTCAGCTTCACCTGCGAGGTGGAACGGCAGCCGGGCCGCCCCCGGTTCCCCTGGCGGGTGGTGGGCGTGGACGCGGGGGTGAAGTACCTGGCGGTCCTTTCGACGGGCGAGAAGTGGCCGAACCCCCGGTCCCTTGAAAAAGCCCTCCGAAAGATCGCCCGATCCAACCGCGCCCTGGCCCGGCGCCAGCGGGGAAGCCGACGGTGGCAGGAGGCGCTGTGCCGGCTGCAGCGGGCCTACGCCCGGGCGGCCCACATCCGGCAGGACGCCATCCACAAGCTGACCCACGATCTCGCCACCACCTACGGCGTGGTGGTGGTCGAGAATCTGCATGTGGCGGGCATGCTGAAGAACCGCCGGCTGGCCCGGGTGCTGGCCGATGCGGCCCTGGCGGAGATCCGCCGCCAGCTCAGGTATAAGTGTCCCTGGCACGGGGCGGTCCTGGTCGAAGCGCCGCCCTTCTATCCCAGCAGCAAGCGTTGCTCCCGGTGCGGCCCGGTCAAAACGTCGCTTCCGCTTTCGCAGCGAGTTTTCCACTGCGAGGAATGCGGGCTCGTGCTCGACCGGGACGAAAACGCGGCCCGAAATCTCGCAGCCCTGGTGGCCGCCGTCGCCGGGAGTGGCCCGGAGACGTAA
- a CDS encoding spore coat protein, giving the protein MQRTVHEVLELRDLIVACDAVANKLLHAASTARDADVVQMLGAHQRTFRQQCQQLKQALAGEGGLYGLEAARDGGTGFAAPPTGPATAAFSPGAFGGDAGGAGGRGGPGMGDFGGPGSPGAGVGFGTGPGTAPFGAGPGTVRYGSAGPGAVPVRGPAGGPEPATRPVHPAEAGGAPGYPPTGPGTYSYRPAAATPDHRYRAGDPAGDGLRPIRGGSPELGPQGEGARATQQALRHRPELVGWEPGAGNNEGWQAGARREPAGLEARAGASGGGTATRAQGSVAPVAPGSVTAFDRPGAGRAEALDQAGYWRAGLAGAREPGVGGYGDVAGGGRMEAGFLGGQGPRRAAEAGGAERGGAGLRERGARASGAPEAEAFTAVRPVGYGPGAAAQVAGGPVPVAEAGPGFRGHWTAQGGPEGGPGTEGIRFDSPRVGFAPDWAPAPWSGPAAGSTPPAPAAPGTRPGQGPQQAVGYTAPPSAWMPEAAQQGPAQAAGVRLADPDALAVADCLQDCKHMAVRMMIAATEAADRHLRRTLYQMAGQHLEMAGQHYEWLRRRGLYTVPPAPADLIRHLEDDVRRTEEALKVAPAMNGATGDGALGTMGHGAPGGAVNTSLAGYPSGGLKGAFGGQQIRN; this is encoded by the coding sequence GTGCAGCGCACCGTCCACGAGGTCCTGGAGCTGCGGGACCTGATCGTCGCCTGCGATGCGGTGGCCAACAAGCTGCTCCACGCCGCCAGCACGGCCCGGGACGCCGATGTGGTCCAGATGCTGGGGGCGCACCAGCGGACCTTCCGCCAGCAGTGCCAGCAGCTCAAGCAGGCCCTGGCGGGCGAGGGCGGGCTGTACGGCCTGGAGGCCGCCCGCGACGGTGGAACCGGCTTCGCGGCGCCGCCCACCGGGCCGGCGACGGCTGCCTTCAGCCCGGGGGCTTTCGGCGGCGACGCGGGAGGTGCCGGCGGCCGGGGCGGCCCCGGCATGGGGGACTTCGGCGGCCCGGGGAGCCCCGGGGCGGGCGTTGGCTTCGGCACGGGGCCGGGTACGGCTCCCTTCGGGGCGGGCCCGGGGACCGTCCGCTACGGCTCTGCCGGTCCGGGCGCCGTGCCGGTGAGGGGCCCGGCCGGAGGCCCTGAACCGGCAACGCGGCCCGTTCATCCGGCAGAGGCCGGCGGTGCGCCGGGTTACCCGCCCACCGGTCCGGGCACCTACAGCTACCGGCCCGCGGCGGCGACCCCCGATCACCGCTACAGGGCGGGCGACCCGGCCGGCGACGGCCTGCGGCCTATCCGCGGCGGCAGCCCGGAGCTGGGCCCCCAGGGGGAAGGCGCCCGCGCGACCCAGCAGGCTCTGCGCCACCGGCCTGAGCTGGTGGGCTGGGAACCCGGGGCCGGCAACAACGAGGGCTGGCAGGCCGGGGCACGGCGGGAACCGGCGGGCCTGGAGGCCCGGGCAGGGGCAAGTGGCGGCGGTACCGCGACCCGGGCCCAGGGATCCGTGGCACCCGTGGCGCCGGGGAGCGTCACCGCCTTCGACCGGCCGGGCGCAGGCCGGGCCGAGGCCCTGGACCAGGCGGGTTACTGGCGCGCCGGGCTGGCAGGAGCCCGGGAGCCCGGCGTGGGCGGCTACGGCGACGTCGCGGGCGGCGGGCGGATGGAAGCCGGCTTCCTTGGCGGGCAGGGCCCGCGCAGGGCCGCAGAGGCGGGCGGCGCGGAACGGGGTGGTGCCGGCCTGCGCGAGCGAGGGGCACGGGCCAGCGGCGCCCCCGAAGCCGAAGCCTTCACCGCCGTGCGGCCCGTGGGGTACGGCCCCGGGGCAGCGGCCCAGGTCGCAGGCGGCCCGGTCCCGGTGGCCGAGGCAGGGCCCGGCTTCCGCGGTCACTGGACGGCCCAGGGCGGTCCGGAGGGAGGCCCCGGCACCGAAGGGATTCGCTTCGACTCGCCCCGGGTGGGGTTTGCGCCCGACTGGGCGCCCGCCCCGTGGAGCGGCCCGGCGGCCGGTTCGACCCCGCCGGCCCCGGCGGCCCCGGGAACCCGGCCGGGCCAGGGCCCCCAGCAGGCGGTGGGCTACACCGCGCCCCCGTCCGCCTGGATGCCGGAGGCGGCGCAGCAGGGGCCGGCTCAGGCCGCCGGCGTCCGCCTGGCCGATCCCGATGCCCTGGCCGTGGCGGACTGCCTGCAGGATTGCAAGCACATGGCCGTGCGGATGATGATCGCGGCCACCGAGGCGGCCGACCGGCACCTGCGCCGGACCCTGTACCAGATGGCGGGCCAGCACCTGGAGATGGCGGGACAGCACTACGAGTGGCTGCGGCGGCGGGGCCTCTACACCGTGCCCCCTGCGCCGGCCGACCTGATCCGCCACCTGGAGGACGACGTCCGGCGGACCGAAGAGGCCCTCAAGGTGGCGCCGGCCATGAACGGCGCCACCGGCGACGGGGCCCTTGGCACCATGGGGCACGGTGCGCCCGGGGGCGCCGTCAACACCAGCCTGGCGGGTTACCCGTCGGGCGGCCTGAAGGGAGCCTTCGGCGGGCAGCAGATCCGGAATTAG